One window from the genome of Alnus glutinosa chromosome 13, dhAlnGlut1.1, whole genome shotgun sequence encodes:
- the LOC133853769 gene encoding ankyrin repeat-containing protein BDA1-like, producing MDQSLRDAAQKGSIDALYALIQSDAKVLDRIDEIPFVETPLHTAAFAGHTLFALEIMRLKPSFARKLNQNGFTPMHLALQNNQTQLMLQLLDVDDDLVRVQGREGVTPLHYAAQIGNLEVLVKFLKACPKSIEDITLRRETVLHIALKYDMLDAFRLLLGWLRRAWFRDVSHWEKKLLNWQDEKGNTVLHIAASKNKPEIVKLLLKFSTVDINIKNSRGHKALDMLQLGGACHPQINCARCLIRRLRLLVCPNDAIADAKYFKAPVSYEEKLYIMFLRLTTKVPNDMRNVLLVVAALLFTVSFQAAITPPGGVWGEDKIRSGSYVHLAGTAIMRNPLYEILAGLNATSFVVTAFTIFLLLPSGFGTRLFSLPLYTLSLFFGLSLSYIDPRTDFPSAVDKMWDNFIIYSVISPAVFICLLVIVSFRRNKLVAAFRPKVKVLDTSLTM from the exons ATGGATCAGAGTTTGAGGGATGCTGCTCAGAAAGGAAGTATTGATGCCTTGTACGCATTGATACAGAGTGATGCAAAAGTTTTGGATAGGATCGACGAGATTCCATTTGTTGAAACTCCTTTACACACTGCTGCATTTGCAGGGCACACCCTGTTTGCCCTGGAGATCATGAGGTTAAAGCCCTCGTTTGCTAGGAAGCTTAATCAAAATGGTTTCACCCCTATGCACCTTGCTTTGCAAAATAACCAAACCCAATTGATGCTCCAACTACTTGATGTTGATGACGACCTTGTCCGTGTCCAAGGAAGAGAGGGTGTAACTCCTTTGCATTACGCAGCTCAAATAGGAAACCTCGAGGTTTTGGTCAAATTTCTAAAAGCCTGCCCCAAATCGATTGAAGATATAACACTTCGAAGAGAAACTGTCTTGCATATTGCCCTCAAATACGATATGCTTGATGCTTTTCGGCTCCTGCTTGGATGGCTTCGACGGGCCTGGTTTAGAGATGTCTCGCATTGGGAGAAGAAGTTACTCAACTGGCAGGATGAGAAGGGCAACACTGTGTTGCACATTGCAGCATCCAAAAACAAACCCGAG ATTGTGAAATTGTTATTGAAATTCAGTACTGTTGATATAAACATCAAGAATTCAAGAGGTCATAAAGCGTTAGACATGTTGCAATTAGGGGGCGCCTGTCACCCACAGATCAATTGTGCGAGATGTTTAATTAGGAGGCTCAGGCTCTTGGTTTGTCCGAATGATGCAATAGCTGATGCAAAGTACTTTAAAGCTCCTGTCAGCTATGAAGAGAAGTTATACATAATGTTTCTCCGTCTGACAACGAAAGTCCCAAATGACATGCGCAATGTGTTGTTGGTGGTTGCTGCGCTGCTTTTCACGGTCTCCTTCCAAGCAGCAATCACTCCCCCTGGAGGAGTTTGGGGAGAAGACAAAATTCGTAGTGGTAGTTACGTTCACTTGGCAGGGACAGCAATCATGCGAAACCCCCTTTACGAGATACTCGCGGGTTTAAATGCTACATCCTTTGTTGTAACAGCCTTTACAATATTCCTCCTCCTCCCCAGTGGTTTTGGAACTCGGCTGTTCAGCTTACCCCTTTAtaccctctctctgttttttggCTTGTCATTGTCCTACATAGATCCCAGAACCGATTTTCCAAGTGCAGTGGATAAGATGTGGgataattttatcatttattcgGTGATCTCTCCTGCTGTGTTTATATGCTTGTTAGTTATTGTGAGTTTCAGGCGAAACAAACTTGTCGCGGCCTTTCGTCCAAAAGTGAAAGTGCTGGACACATCTCTTACAATGTGA